The genomic segment NNNNNNNNNNNNNNNNNNNNNNNNNNNNNNNNNNNNNNNNNNNNNNNNNNNNNNNNNNNNNNNNNNNNNNNNNNNNNNNNNNNNNNNNNNNNNNNNNNNNNNNNNNNNNNNNNNNNNNNNNNNNNNNNNNNNNNNNNNNNNNNNNNNNNNNNNNNNNNNNNNNNNNNNNNNNNNNNNNNNNNNNNNNNNNNNNNNNNNNNNNNNNNNNNNNNNNNNNNNNNNNNNNNNNNNNNNNNNNNNNNNNNNNNNNNNNNNNNNNNNNNNNNNNNNNNNNNNNNNNNNNNNNNNNNNNNNNNNNNNNNNNNNNNNNNNNNNNNNNNNNNNNNNNNNNNNNNNNNNNNNNNNNNNNNNNNNNNNNNNNNNNNNNNNNNNNNNNNNNNNNNNNNNNNNNNNNNNNNNNNNNNNNNNNNNNNNNNNNNNNNNNNNNNNNNNNNNNNNNNNNNNNNNNNNNNNNNNNNNNNNNNNNNNNNNNNNNNNNNNNNNNNNNNNNNNNNNNNNNNNNNNNNNNNNNNNNNNNNNNNNNNNNNNNNNNNNNNNNNNNNNNNNNNNNNNNNNNNNNNNNNNNNNNNNNNNNNNNNNNNNNNNNNNNNNNNNNNNNNNNNNNNNNNNNNNNNNNNNNNNNNNNNNNNNNNNNNNNNNNNNNNNNNNNNNNNNNNNNNNNNNNNNNNNNNNNNNNNNNNNNNNNNNNNNNNNNNNNNNNNNNNNNNNNNNNNNNNNNNNNNNNNNNNNNNNNNNNNNNNNNNNNNNNNNNNNNNNNNNNNNNNNNNNNNNNNNNNNNNNNNNNNNNNNNNNNNNNNNNNNNNNNNNNNNNNNNNNNNNNNNNNNNNNNNNNNNNNNNNNNNNNNNNNNNNNNNNNNNNNNNNNNNNNNNNNNNNNNNNNNNNNNNNNNNNNNNNNNNNNNNNNNNNNNNNNNNNNNNNNNNNNNNNNNNNNNNNNNNNNNNNNNNNNNNNNNNNNNNNNNNNNNNNNNNNNNNNNNNNNNNNNNNNNNNNNNNNNNNNNNNNNNNNNNNNNNNNNNNNNNNNNNNNNNNNNNNNNNNNNNNNNNNNNNNNNNNNNNNNNNNNNNNNNNNNNNNNNNNNNNNNNNNNNNNNNNNNNNNNNNNNNNNNNNNNNNNNNNNNNNNNNNNNNNNNNNNNNNNNNNNNNNNNNNNNNNNNNNNNNNNNNNNNNNNNNNNNNNNNNNNNNNNNNNNNNNNNNNNNNNNNNNNNNNNNNNNNNNNNNNNNNNNNNNNNNNNNNNNNNNNNNNNNNNNNNNNNNNNNNNNNNNNNNNNNNNNNNNNNNNNNNNNNNNNNNNNNNNNNNNNNNNNNNNNNNNNNNNNNNNNNNNNNNNNNNNNNNNNNNNNNNNNNNNNNNNNNNNNNNNNNNNNNNNNNNNNNNNNNNNNNNNNNNNNNNNNNNNNNNNNNNNNNNNNNNNNNNNNNNNNNNNNNNNNNNNNNNNNNNNNNNNNNNNNNNNNNNNNNNNNNNNNNNNNNNNNNNNNNNNNNNNNNNNNNNNNNNNNNNNNNNNNNNNNNNNNNNNNNNNNNNNNNNNNNNNNNNNNNNNNNNNNNNNNNNNNNNNNNNNNNNNNNNNNNNNNNNNNNNNNNNNNNNNNNNNNNNNNNNNNNNNNNNNNNNNNNNNNNNNNNNNNNNNNNNNNNNNNNNNNNNNNNNNNNNNNNNNNNNNNNNNNNNNNNNNNNNNNNNNNNNNNNNNNNNNNNNNNNNNNNNNNNNNNNNNNNNNNNNNNNNNNNNNNNNNNNNNNNNNNNNNNNNNNNNNNNNNNNNNNNNNNNNNNNNNNatgtataaaaataataaaagctttattttatttataaaatatatataaatattattccttttaataaaacaaccAAAAGATTCATGTTCAGAAAGATGTAAAcattcaataaataatatctttgtttatatcaaatcatttatttactCTTACATTAACAAAGTAAATTAACTTACTATATAAATTAGgcttaataatgtttttataaacatataaactatttatattaataaataattttattaattaaaaactttcttttcaaccatacaattatttttaaggtacaaaaaatttaaataataaaatcaatattaatttttataaatgtaagaaataaattttatgtcaaataaaattttgtataaattaaatatattattgtaattgttatttatcaattataattaaagaaGTTCAAAACCTAATTTATTTACTTCTAtcataaatatgataattataatcttctttttatttaatataagtTACATAACTACTaatcataattaaaaattaattgtggGAGGAGATTAAATGttcatcaattttatttaaatttaatatttgactgtaaaattatttaattatatcgttttattattaaataattttaatcaaatattttattaattaaaaaattatattattatgcaAAAGtctatcaaaaaataaatagaaaaaaaagagaatTCACAAAATAAcggtaaaaattaaatataaaaatgataaatgattttaatagCTTATAAAGCAATGTTTGATACTTAACataattatacaaatatatatttttataaaattttaaactttaaatttgtttttagtAGATCGTATAAACATAAAAGTGAGAAAaaacttttgaaaatttattttgaatactttgatatttaataaatatttctaacataaaaaaatgcaTTGATAAAGATGAgtgtaattattttaaaaaaaattttttttttatagaaatactTTAgcataaaatgaaaaaaaaaacaacattatcatttttgCAAAATTGTTTATTCAAGTGAATTTAAGACAAAATTAAGCAGTAGGGTAAAAAATATCCGAAGAAAtcatatttaatgttaatgttttgcaaataataattttaaactaaGTTATAAcctttaaaatttgtataaaaaatttcaaaatttttaaacattttaatgtgacataaacaattaaaaaaaattatttatcaaaataaaaaacttatagaaaatttaaattccCTTTTTTCAAGTTATTTTAGtcttctatatttttttatgttctcgaaatttttaaaaaagacatttttgtttaaatgaatttattttcattaatagcAAAGATTTTGTTCTTGagaaataaacaaaattaagtttttttaaaagtttaaataacCACTTAAAagtaacattttattaaaaaaatggtgaagcaaattttattagcttcgattaagaaaaaattgacatcttacaaaaaagttatcttaaaatgttaattttcgttttaattttaaactatttgGCAATTTaaccaaaaattttaatagtgATAAAAAGACTTTATTTAGGCATTAGTTAATACTTTTTCAAAATAGTTACGTgttgttataaataattgttcCGTTCTTGGGATATAacgtaaaaattatttactgttttttttgattttcatATAGTTTTGAGAAATATCAACAAAgtcttttgaaaaaattttgttaggatcaatttaaaaaaaattcaaaagtaaatattgtaatctaatataaaaaatttttttgcaaCGTTATTGCACTTAGAAAAGAACAAcctttaaacatttttttctaaatttaataatcaaactgcaaaattttaaaatataaaaaaagtttgagTTATGCAATAATTAATGCTTTTTTGATTTAGAGAATATTTGATGGAAAAACAAATTggtttttgaaataaaatacaaaaatttttggttgtttttttaaaaaaaatcaatttgaAAATAAGTTATTGAAGAAAAGAAAGAAATATCCTTGACAATTTTCGATACTTagaatttaaagaaaaatccaagaaaaaatattgatatctTATACATAAGAAATTGAAATAAtctaatttagaaaaattattttttttaaatgctaTTTATTAGCTCTAAATTatgaattaatttatttttttctgtaAACACACAGAAGTTTGCAAAAATATTagagataaaataattaaagtttatttattaaaataatactattgtaaaatataattttaaagagtAGTTTCGTTTTTGaagttaatttattatacataaaaaaacaatacaTACATTTAACTGCATTACATAACATATATTTCAAGTAAAATATTCTACATTTGTaaaatatggaaaaaaaaattaatttaataataattttgtaaatgtttaatgtattaaaaatatttattaagaaaaagcTATACATAATGtccataaatatattacagAAAAATATTTCGAAATTTcaatacaatatataaaatatttgcttatgaagtaatttatttatatagttatattcattattttcatttttgcataaatgtttaaacgttaaaattagtttttatttttaaaatgtaagcaaaaaattaatcaaaaatgtaatatttctAAAGTAATAATCTTTTCGCaatgaattttatatatttttaaaaaccttttcaaattataatgatatattttattagattatacactgttttaaaaaaaaaacttgagAAATGTAAAATTATGTCAATTTTTTTGATGTATACATAACAAacgaaaaaaaagataaaaaatacaataaaaagaataaaataaatattatcaataaattgaaattatcttgaaatatttacaattattctaaaaaaaatatattaccttaaatataaaaaacacTAACTTTATCttaatttgtataaaaataacgtCACCAACTATAATTAAGATTATTTGAAACAAaccataaaatatataatatatcattattgtTGTGGGTATCCAGTATTTTCTGGAGTGTTTGTATAACCGTCATTTAAATTCTTAATACGAATATTACCTTAAGTAAAAacgtttttatttaattaacgaaatatatttatgcaataaaaatttgaatattaattttatcatttgaaaacattttaaaatttttatattgttatgacaattataaattttgttatcaCTATTTAATTCTTTCAATTAAAGAATTTCaacattaattattaaatttttcactatacaatttttaacataatttcaataagaaattttaaaatagttaaaaaatctACCTTATTTACATTGTtatcaatttcttttaaaacaattttttttttaaaatataacaaaaaaaaaagtgtgaTAGATATTgtgtttatataatataattttataaactataatatcaataataatggtttttttttcaaacagACAATATATAACCAacttattttaacatattaaagatatttcTGAATTCAAGTATtagaattttaaatgttaaaatgttttaaaaattctttttttaatcatatcaACCATTTTACCCATTCTCTTATAATGACAAATAacaaaaacttaaaaaataaatttttttgaaatttatcTATAGATAGATATCAATTATAGCTGTAATAGCATAAATAAtcacaattataaaaaaagttattaaattatttaaaatttttttttgtttattttttcattataaaaaattattccattcttctaaaataaaagataaaaatataaaagtatctATATAAATTGAGCAATcaattagaataaaaaaattaaactctttaaaatttgtataaaaattgtaaaaaaaattaaattttgtatacttttaaaatacaaaaatttttctactaaattttatattattttacagaAAATTTCAGaaaattattcaatttaTGGCTAACGTTTTATGTCTTGCCGTTAAGTACATCCTAAACGTGCacttgttttataaaataaaatataaatttaattttggttttactttatttaataaaattatattaaaattaaacttctattataaaaaataaattaatttttaaagatatttttttgaacagtcgtaaaaaatatagtaaaaaatttttttaatttaattttgctATTTAAAAAGCAagcttttttaaatttattaatgttttataatttttgtaataaaaaaaattgaaattccattaaaattgtatattaaaaatatttattagaataaaattacttaacAATATAAATGAATGCACACAAGTTTAGggattaaaatttatttggaAAAAAGCTGTGATTCTCTCTGAATTActcttatatatttatataaaatattcttcatATTTATAGTGATATTATGTTTTAGATTTGcatctaaaaaatatttagtttcTCACAACATCAATTACATACTTTCTATTGTATGTTTACAACAACgtaaaacatttttagaatttcataaattgtatttaaattaatatttataaataaatttttaatgtttgaatgttttttttattatttaaataaatatttctttaaatagaaaatttatacagtttttttttataaattaacacAAATCACAAAACactattgttttttatttggataataaatactaatttctaattttgttgaaaatgataataaaaatgttttaagtAATAACTTGCAAAGATTGTTATCAATCTTTAACCTATAATATTGAATTAAGTTAAtccaaataatttttttcttttttgtttatatttttatcatattaaaaataaaataaaataattttaattataaaaagttttatttgtttttattgtgttaattttaatgaaataaattttaactaagTTTTTtcagaaatttaaaaaaatttttaaattaatatcttttagtaaaaaaatgttaaaaatgaacaataatatatacatattttgttattatgtTCTTGCAAACTATAAATTTGTTACAATAAagtttcataaaaatataattttaaaacaaaatattcataattttatgatataaaaaacttttatttaaaacaaaaataaataaaaaaaatttaaaatataaataaataataaaaatataattaaaattatttaaaaaaaaaattgtataaaaatagtacATTAGAAAATGCAAGAaactaatataaattaatattagtaataagaaatgaaaagtaatataaataattgacaaaaagaaaaattattaatatttgaattgaattaaagtttaaattatgtattgattattaattataatttaagaCATGTTTCAATAGTTATTCTTATAAGATTGATGTTGTTGTTGGCGTTAGCGTTGTTGTCGATTTTAACAAAGACATTTTATAAAGCATGGATTCTtgaaaaagattataaaattcAGTACACGTTGATGgtgttacatttttatattgtacTGTTGTTCCTGGTTGTCCTAATTCTCCATTAAATTCAAGAGCTTTTGGATCActaacatttaatttattccATACATTTGGTATATTACCttcttttgtaaaattacCTATAGCCCACATTACATGTTCTGAATTAACTTTTTCACGTTCTAAAATGttcttatcatatttatCAGAATGTCTAAATGGAATACcaaatatatcaattaaatcaTCTCCATGCATTGCACCAGTCCATTCTGGCCATAAGTTTATTGGTGATCGTCTATtgtattcataaaaatatgtacTACCAGTAGAAGCACCTGCAAAGGTTATTGCAAATCTAGAAAGTTCacaatcaaaaataaaatcagaTAAAATTCTAATAGATCTGTTAGTATATGAGTTAGCAGATTtctcatatattttttgtaacttttcaatttctgtttcattaaattttaatatttttcctccaaatttaactaaattttCAAAGTTTGTGTTACTCATTTCACATTTATTAGCAGAGTCATTAGCAGGTTTTTGTggataaaaataacaacCAAACATactattatttgtaaaaccAGTTGCCATAAAAAATGTTGCTTCATCAGCTGTTCTTCCAAGCATCAAATCAACATCTgtattaaattcttttttcttataaatttcattaataCTTCCATTGAAAAAAACTGTATCGTTATTAATAGGCATAAAAGGAAATGGTGTTGGCATTTGACCAGGAGCACTAACATGTCTAGTAGCATTTAACAATTCTTCTACAGTTTTATTACGTAAACAATCCAAAATTTGTGTGTTGCTTTttgatttatcatttatattctCAATGCATCCTACCTTTACTGAAACATTTCTAGTATTTGTGTCTGCTATCTCTCTTGAAACTGTAGTCATAAAATGTGTTATAGTACCAGAACTCATTATTCCTCTTTTGAAAAGTAGTCTACTATTGTTTGAAAATAAATGAGCTGCTACAGCAGACGCTCCTGAACTTGTTCCAAAAATAGTTACTTTTGTTTTATCACCACCAAAACTCTCAATTGTTCTATTAATCCATTTTAATACCATTTGTTGATCTAATAATCCCATGTTACCTTCTATTCCATCTTCACCACTTAAATAAGCAAAACCAAAAAATCCAAGTCTAAAGTTAGGTACAACAACTATTGACTTTGTTTTTAAAGCAAGAACAGAtccattaaatttatcagCACTACCAGTTCTTACTGTCCAACTACCACCATGGAAAAAAACTATAACTGGCATATTTGTTTCACCTTTTGGAACCCACATGTTTAACCTAAGACAGCTTTCATTATATGTTTTTGGATTTGATGCATCATATCCGTCAAAACCCATTGTTCTAATATTTTGTGGACATGCTACTGCTTCATGAGACGCATGAAAAGTATTATTTCCTATAAAACGATCTTTTTCTAATTCAAATGGTGGTTTGAATCTATAAAATTCAGTTGGAGATTGTGCATATGGAATTCCTAAATACTCAGTCATTTTTTCACCTAATACTGTCtggaaaaaattattttatattcaaataataataacatacAATGTCATGTCCAATAATGTCTccaaaatatgtttttattcCATTACCCTTCCAACATGTTCCTaaattgattaaaaatattaaaaaattagacaatttcatttaaaaaaaatgattttttttgtaaaattatcaattttgcttttttatttatattaaaatttatttacctTACATTAGCactatttaatgatattttaaaaattttgcttgtcgaaataaattattttttaatatttactttttcaaTGATTGCTTAAAACTGTATCAtgcaataaaattttttaaaaattttataagcatattataaatttttaatattacaataattgtataatttgttttatatcaTGAACATTTTACtttcttttatcttttttaaatttcttatagataaagattataaaaataaataaagtacttacgtaaatcaaatttatagaaaaagttTCAAAAAAATCAAGATTTTTTTCGAAAGAAGTTTGtaaaattctaaaattttgtaatttcaaaaactggctattaaaaaaaacaaattataaatacttttaaaaattttatgcattgtaattataaatatttgattttaaaactaagtttaaaaaatgaaaaatttaaattaaagaaagatatatttataaatttaactgTTAATAacttgttaataatttttttttatcttaagcTTGTCATACTTTATAAGTTACCGTTTCATAAAACACTTCAATTTCTATGTAATACACTAATTATGgcattataattaaataatttaaaaattccaatattatcttctttatatatattgtataaagATCATATTTTCtagtattttatattttttaatttttattattattacattgTTAACAGTGCTTATAaattacaaattaaaatgttatttaatattttaaaatgctaaatttattcaagtaaaataaataatttttttttattttaatgatttttaaaatcaataaactgagattaaattaatatttattgaatattatactattacagttcaatttatatattatttcttatttatatttatatattaatttaaaataaaaataattttattaaaatttttataaaaaaaatgaaatgaaatatagattaacaattaaaattaaaaaaaaaagtttcaattCATATACTATCACCGTCCTTTATAAAaagttgaaaatttaaatattacaaagatgtgatgttaaaaaatttttttgtgacatgaaacttttttaaggcaaaacaatatataaagataagTGTAAAAGTTTGCTATAacaaacaataatttttttttccttattAAAGGATAGTAATAACAACATAActtatgtataatattattaattaaagcTATTATGCAAATAATAGCAAACCTGTCAAAAAAAGAATCTTctgttattatttaaacatgTGTAGATATTCTACTAACAGGACTATCTCtttgatttatattattattattattattaacacAATCAATTAATAATGGTGTACCACTTTCATTATCAGGTGTTACAATTTCTCTTAAGGGTTCCATATTCATAAATTCATTTCTATCATTACTACAAAATGTTGTTGTATTATTACCATAATTATTACCATCATATCTAAGAATAGTTGTAGCCTGACTTGAATTAGTATCTGTTGTAATAAATGTTACTGGATAACCAGATTGATATGATCCTTGTCCATAACTGTCATTAAAATCTAAATCTggattattttgatttattgactcatatactttattatatgttaatGCACCAAGTGAATTTGTTCTTTCATTACGTAATAATTCTACAGAAGCAAAATTAATATCATCAACTGCAGCACACTCAACTTGTATATCACCAAcatgttttttatttcttaatcGATATActgttttcttttttctatatttattaatatataaacaatataataatccaaatataattattaaaacagtTGCacaaattatgataaataatagtgttattaataaattgaaatcaatttttttaattaatcctgatattttatacataaaagTATATGAACGTAATGATATAGTTGCTGTTACAGTTGTATATATTGTTGAAGCAGTACAATTATAATTACCTATATCTTTACTTTCAAcatcataaataattaatttactatcaacaccataatttttttcaatctGAATAACATTAAATCTTTTACTTGGTCTACCAGTGATAATATTTTCACCATTAAATGTCCATATAATATCACCAGGTTTTGGATATCCATGAAATTCACATGATAATGTTGCTATTGATTCATGATTAACAAATACTGTATCATTTGCACGTACTTGAAGATCACcttcaataaataaattatgtgAAAGTATTACTGgtttaaaatcattatttgtAGCTACACACTCATATTCACCTGTTTGCCATTTttgtacatttttaattgtaaaatttgaACCTTCATGTATTATTTGTTCATCACCAGATTTTCTCCAATATATTCTAGGTTTTGGATTACCATGTGTTTCACAATAAAATTCTGCCATTTCATTTtgattaacaatttttaccTGTGATGAACTTATAAATTTAGGTtcatatttaacatttaataatattgtattaGAACCAGATCCTAATGCATTATTTACACGACATGTAAAACGTGAATTATGATCATCTGGTATTAGATGttcaatatataaaactttttttgttgCTTTTTTAAGAAGTTCATTATTATGATACCATGTATATTTACCACTATGTTCTGGTTTTGAATTAACATTACATATAAGTCTAACTTCATCACCTTGTTTTAAAGTATCATTATCACTATCAATTGTAACCTGTACTTGtggtttatataaaatatttattgtaactGATGATAATTGTGGATCATTAAATGCTGGatgaataataatacatgttaatttcatattatcaaattttggATCAATCATTGTATTAACTTTActataaatagtaaaatcttttttagaattaaatGTTGAATTTTTGTGTATTTGACCAGATTGTATTGGTAAAGAtgaatttctaaaatatttatcatatataacATCTGGTATATCATCACCAATCCATGAAAGAATATTATCTAATGTACCAGATTTTGTTATTGCCCAATATATTTTAGGTGTTGGATGAGTTTTTGATACAAAACATATTTCTTCTATTGGAACACCTTCTTttgcaaaaataaaatcaccATTCTTGTGTTTTTTTCCATGACTttgtttatcaaaaattcCATAATCTTCTGGTAATTTAAGAACTTCTAAATAAGCTGGTTTagttttttcaaaattattattattttttgatgatGTAACTTGACATTCATAAAAACCAT from the Strongyloides ratti genome assembly S_ratti_ED321, chromosome : X genome contains:
- a CDS encoding Poly-glutamine tract binding protein 1; translation: MKFIIFILLLILSQNNVVAENLYSQDKIQRIVEGPVNTTAYVGDTVILKCHVENQEGTVQWLLEGFGLGTERDLPMFSQFRMVGSPIKGEYDLEITNVTGWDDGFYECQVTSSKNNNNFEKTKPAYLEVLKLPEDYGIFDKQSHGKKHKNGDFIFAKEGVPIEEICFVSKTHPTPKIYWAITKSGTLDNILSWIGDDIPDVIYDKYFRNSSLPIQSGQIHKNSTFNSKKDFTIYSKVNTMIDPKFDNMKLTCIIIHPAFNDPQLSSVTINILYKPQVQVTIDSDNDTLKQGDEVRLICNVNSKPEHSGKYTWYHNNELLKKATKKVLYIEHLIPDDHNSRFTCRVNNALGSGSNTILLNVKYEPKFISSSQVKIVNQNEMAEFYCETHGNPKPRIYWRKSGDEQIIHEGSNFTIKNVQKWQTGEYECVATNNDFKPVILSHNLFIEGDLQVRANDTVFVNHESIATLSCEFHGYPKPGDIIWTFNGENIITGRPSKRFNVIQIEKNYGVDSKLIIYDVESKDIGNYNCTASTIYTTVTATISLRSYTFMYKISGLIKKIDFNLLITLLFIIICATVLIIIFGLLYCLYINKYRKKKTVYRLRNKKHVGDIQVECAAVDDINFASVELLRNERTNSLGALTYNKVYESINQNNPDLDFNDSYGQGSYQSGYPVTFITTDTNSSQATTILRYDGNNYGNNTTTFCSNDRNEFMNMEPLREIVTPDNESGTPLLIDCVNNNNNNINQRDSPVSRISTHV
- a CDS encoding Acetylcholinesterase is translated as MKLSNFLIFLINLGTCWKGNGIKTYFGDIIGHDITVLGEKMTEYLGIPYAQSPTEFYRFKPPFELEKDRFIGNNTFHASHEAVACPQNIRTMGFDGYDASNPKTYNESCLRLNMWVPKGETNMPVIVFFHGGSWTVRTGSADKFNGSVLALKTKSIVVVPNFRLGFFGFAYLSGEDGIEGNMGLLDQQMVLKWINRTIESFGGDKTKVTIFGTSSGASAVAAHLFSNNSRLLFKRGIMSSGTITHFMTTVSREIADTNTRNVSVKVGCIENINDKSKSNTQILDCLRNKTVEELLNATRHVSAPGQMPTPFPFMPINNDTVFFNGSINEIYKKKEFNTDVDLMLGRTADEATFFMATGFTNNSMFGCYFYPQKPANDSANKCEMSNTNFENLVKFGGKILKFNETEIEKLQKIYEKSANSYTNRSIRILSDFIFDCELSRFAITFAGASTGSTYFYEYNRRSPINLWPEWTGAMHGDDLIDIFGIPFRHSDKYDKNILEREKVNSEHVMWAIGNFTKEGNIPNVWNKLNVSDPKALEFNGELGQPGTTVQYKNVTPSTCTEFYNLFQESMLYKMSLLKSTTTLTPTTTSIL